A single region of the Sorghum bicolor cultivar BTx623 chromosome 9, Sorghum_bicolor_NCBIv3, whole genome shotgun sequence genome encodes:
- the LOC8065349 gene encoding paired amphipathic helix protein Sin3-like 5 isoform X2 has protein sequence MARPPPSHGHGNGNGSGSGSATTRDALAYLKAVKDRFQEKPHMYEQFIEVMRDFKTNRLDSAGVIARVKTLFHGYPDLILGFNAFLPKGHSIRRQDILHKDKEPVDYPRAITLVNRIKSRFQQQEHVYKSFLWILNMYRMHNKPIQDVYDEVTLLLHDHPDLLEEFIHFLPDTHTPPTKAATTSKLRHDDKNAVMHSATRPHTVQRERAFSSTADWDSNVDRLDLERDIKKRCTEKEKIRNARRSQHRRGYKRNEKNDEYENEDFDAERCGYKSQTKMEEGTGDDTIGGATMSPFSFNCSHTQEFQFCEIVKAQIEPEAYQEFLKCLHIYSQEIITRSELKRLVKDILQHYPDLVNGFNDFLGHCENIDGFLEGTFNKRQTPRMVKPVEKKRDKEHKGDSDPEKERYKEREKSEKVLVFNSKEGATHEVTASPSKEKYNLCKPISELDLSNCQRCTPSYRLLPENYQVPSASNRTDTEASVLNDLWVSVTSGSEDYSSKHMRKNQYEESLFRCEDDRFELDMLLESVTVAIKRVEKLVERMEGNSLKLDSSIHLDEHLTTLNMRCIERLYGDHGLDVVDVLQNNIGVTLPVILTRLRQKQEEWSRCQSDFNKVWAEVYSKIYHKSLDHRSFYFKQQDKKNLNTKALLSQIKEISEKNRKGDDVLPAIAAGNRWPLVPNMSFEYVDLDIHEDLYQIIKYSCGELCSSSDQVNKVMRIWTTFLEPLLGIHLRAHGTEDADMVKSERRTRKVGLACGWKRNNATAKGGNGSKSAGAESVAEFVGTNETIPSTRSRKHGRMTSLYGVGVHPFNEYSGSHNNLRPEREEGELSPNGDFEEENFGVFEDEAIDGTSKQNGDSTSRSLQGRPKEVLKFSGKNHAGAENEANERALRSAEDSENASEAYEDASGSESGGGEEFSHEDQEEEEDDMDLDTKAKSDGGAEVNTEAQGLDGGISLPFSECLQSTVKPLSKYVSTASPNHEEKLSHIFYGNDSFYVLFRLHQILYERILSAKTNSSTSDNNWKALKDKNSTDQYSRFISALYNLLDGSSDHTKFEDECRSIIGTQSYVLFTLDKLIYKIVKQLQVVASDEIDNQLLQLYLYEKSRSPGSFFDLVYHENARALLHDDNIYRFECHSDPPGLSIQLMEYGNEKPELTAVSFDPTFSPYLYNDYLSSIDDTKLDDDVFLRRNKRKQGRNDDSPASLKTMDNVMFANGLECKISCKTSKVSYVLDTEDFLFRTRKRSSV, from the exons ATGGCTCGTCCCCCACCGTCGCACGGGCACGGGAACGGGAACGGGAGCGGGAGCGGGAGCGCCACCACCAGAGACGCCCTCGCCTACCTCAAGGCCGTCAAGGACAGGTTCCAGGAAAAGCCCCACATGTACGAGCAGTTCATCGAGGTCATGCGTGATTTCAAGACCAACAGGCTCGACAGCGCCGGCGTCATCGCCCGTGTCAAGACCCTCTTCCACGGCTACCCGGACCTAATCCTGGGCTTCAACGCCTTCCTGCCCAAGGGACACTCCATCAGGCGTCAGGACATCCTCCACAAGGACAAGGAGCCCGTCGATTATCCCAGGGCCATCACCCTTGTCAACAGGATTAAG AGCCGATTCCAGCAGCAGGAACATGTCTACAAGTCATTCCTGTGGATCCTCAATATGTACCGCATGCATAACAAGCCCATACAAGATGTTTACGACGAG GTCACCCTGCTGCTCCATGACCATCCTGATTTACTCGAGGAGTTCATTCATTTCTTGCCTGATACCCACACGCCTCCTACCAAGGCAGCCACTACCTCTAAACTCAGGCATGATGACAAGAATGCTGTTATGCATTCTGCTACAAGACCTCATACCGTTCAG AGGGAGAGAGCTTTTTCATCAACTGCTGATTGGGACTCCAATGTTGATCGCCTTGATCTTGAGCGTGATATTAAAAAAAGGTGTACTGAGAAGGAGAAAATTCGTAATGCACGTCGCAGTCAGCATAGAAGAGGTTATaaaaggaatgagaagaatgatgaATATGAAAATGAAGATTTCGATGCAGAGCGGTGTGGTTACAAATCTCAAACAAAGATGGAGGAGGGTACTGGTGATGATACAATAGGGGGTGCTACCATGTCTCCTTTCTCATTCAATT GTTCACATACACAAGAGTTTCAATTCTGCGAGATAGTAAAGGCACAGATAGAGCCTGAAGCTTACCAAGAGTTCTTGAAATGCCTTCACATATACAGCCAGGAAATTATTACAAGAAGTGAACTGAAAAGATTG GTAAAAGACATACTTCAGCACTACCCGGATCTTGTGAATGGATTCAATGACTTCTTGGGACACTGTGAAAATATAG ATGGCTTTCTGGAAGGAACCTTCAATAAAA GGCAAACGCCACGGATGGTTAAACCTgtggaaaaaaagagagataagGAGCACAAGGGGGATAGCGATCCTGAGAAGGAGAGATATAAGGAAagggaaaaatctgaaaaagtGTTGGTATTCAATTCTAAGGAAGGAGCAACTCATGAAGTTACTGCATCCCCTAGCAAAGAAAAGTATAACTTATGCAAACCAATATCAGAGCTTGATCTGTCAAATTGTCAGCGGTGCACTCCAAGTTACCGACTTTTGCCTGAGAAT TATCAAGTGCCTTCTGCAAGCAACAGGACTGACACTGAAGCTTCAGTGCTGAATGATCTCTGGGTATCAGTGACCTCAGGAAGTGAAGATTATTCGTCTAAGCATATGCGCAAAAATCAGTATGAAGAaagcttgtttagatgtgaagatGACAG GTTTGAGCTGGACATGCTGTTGGAATCTGTTACTGTGGCAATTAAGCGTGTTGAGAAGTTGGTGGAAAGGATGGAAGGCAACTCACTCAAACTAGACAGCTCTATCCACCTCGATGAACATTTGACTA CTTTGAATATGAGGTGCATTGAGCGGCTATATGGTGACCATGGACTTGATGTTGTGGATGTTCTTCAAAATAATATTGGTGTGACATTACCAGTTATTTTAACCAGGCTTAGACAAAAGCAGGAGGAATGGTCAAGGTGCCAGTCAGATTTTAATAAAGTTTGGGCTGAAGTATATTCAAAAATTTATCACAAGTCTCTTGATCATCGCAGTTTCTATTTCAAACAACAAGACAAGAAGAATCTGAACACAAAAG CTCTATTGTCTCAGATTAAAGAAATCAGTGAGAAGAATAGGAAAGGGGATGATGTGCTACCTGCTATTGCTGCTGGGAATAGGTGGCCACTAGTTCCCAACATGTCATTTGAGTATGTGGATTTGGACATTCATGAAGATCTTTATCAGATCATCAAATACTCTTGCGGAGAACTATGCAGTTCTTCAGATCAAGTTAACAAAGTGATGAGGATCTGGACAACATTTTTAGAGCCTTTGTTAGGGATTCATCTTAGGGCTCATGGCACTGAAGATGCAGATATGGTAAAATCAGAGAGGCGAACTAGAAAAGTTGGTTTGGCATGTGGTTGGAAAAGAAATAATGCTACAGCAAAGG GTGGTAATGGCTCTAAAAGTGCTGGAGCTGAGTCTGTGGCTGAATTTGTGGGTACGAATGAAACAATTCCGTCTACGAGG AGCAGAAAACATGGGAGGATGACATCTTTGTATGGAGTGGGTGTACATCCATTTAATGAATATTCGGGGTCCCACAACAATTTAAGGCCTGAAAGAGAAGAGGGTGAATTATCTCCTAATGGCGATTTTGAAGAGGAAAACTTTGGTGTTTTCGAAGATGAAGCTATTGATGGAACTTCTAAACAAAATGGAGATTCTACCAGCAGATCTCTCCAGGGTAGACCTAAGGAAGTTCTCAAGTTTTCTGGCAAGAATCATGCAGGTGCAGAAAATGAAGCTAATGAGAGGGCCCTGAGGTCTGCAGAAGATAGTGAAAATGCATCTGAGGCCTATGAAGATGCCTCTGGCAGTGAATCTGGTGGTGGTGAGGAGTTTTCTCATGAAgatcaagaggaagaagaggatgatATGGATCTTGATACAAAGGCAAAAAGTGACGGTGGAGCAGAGGTAAATACAGAGGCACAGGGTTTGGACGGAGGAATATCACTGCCATTTTCAGAATGTTTGCAAAGTACAGTTAAACCACTTTCCAAGTATGTTTCCACGGCATCACCAAACCATGAAGAGAAACTTTCTCATATATTTTATGGAAATGACTCATTTTATGTTCTGTTCAGGCTACATCAG ATCTTATATGAGAGAATATTGTCAGCTAAGACAAACTCTTCTACATCAGACAATAACTGGAAAGCTTTAAAAGATAAAAATTCAACAGACCAATATTCAAG GTTTATTAGTGCACTATACAACTTGCTTGATGGTTCTTCTGACCACACCAAATTTGAAGATGAATGCCGTTCCATCATTGGGACTCAATCATATGTTCTTTTTACTTTAGATAAACTGATATACAAAATTGTGAAGCAG CTTCAAGTAGTAGCATCTGACGAAATTGACAACCAGCTTCTCCAGCTTTATTTGTATGAAAAGTCCAGGTCTCCTGGGAGCTTCTTTGATCTGGTTTATCATGAAAATGCACGAGCCCTTCTACATGATGACAACATATACCGTTTTGAATGT CATTCTGATCCTCCAGGATTATCTATTCAGCTCATGGAGTATGGGAATGAAAAACCTGAATTGACTGCTGTCTCATTTGATCCAACCTTTTCACCATATCTTTATAATGATTATCTGTCAAGTATTGATGATACCAAATTGGATGATGATGTCTTCCTTAGGAG GAATAAGCGGAAGCAAGGGAGGAATGATGACTCCCCAGCATCTTTGAAGACCATGGACAATGTCATGTTTGCTAATGGTCTTGAATGCAAGATTTCTTGCAAAACCTCAAAG GTCTCGTATGTCCTCGATACCGAGGATTTCTTATTTCGTACGAGAAAGAGAAGCTCTGTCTAG
- the LOC8065349 gene encoding paired amphipathic helix protein Sin3-like 4 isoform X1, with protein MARPPPSHGHGNGNGSGSGSATTRDALAYLKAVKDRFQEKPHMYEQFIEVMRDFKTNRLDSAGVIARVKTLFHGYPDLILGFNAFLPKGHSIRRQDILHKDKEPVDYPRAITLVNRIKSRFQQQEHVYKSFLWILNMYRMHNKPIQDVYDEVTLLLHDHPDLLEEFIHFLPDTHTPPTKAATTSKLRHDDKNAVMHSATRPHTVQRERAFSSTADWDSNVDRLDLERDIKKRCTEKEKIRNARRSQHRRGYKRNEKNDEYENEDFDAERCGYKSQTKMEEGTGDDTIGGATMSPFSFNCSHTQEFQFCEIVKAQIEPEAYQEFLKCLHIYSQEIITRSELKRLVKDILQHYPDLVNGFNDFLGHCENIDGFLEGTFNKIFWNEGQTPRMVKPVEKKRDKEHKGDSDPEKERYKEREKSEKVLVFNSKEGATHEVTASPSKEKYNLCKPISELDLSNCQRCTPSYRLLPENYQVPSASNRTDTEASVLNDLWVSVTSGSEDYSSKHMRKNQYEESLFRCEDDRFELDMLLESVTVAIKRVEKLVERMEGNSLKLDSSIHLDEHLTTLNMRCIERLYGDHGLDVVDVLQNNIGVTLPVILTRLRQKQEEWSRCQSDFNKVWAEVYSKIYHKSLDHRSFYFKQQDKKNLNTKALLSQIKEISEKNRKGDDVLPAIAAGNRWPLVPNMSFEYVDLDIHEDLYQIIKYSCGELCSSSDQVNKVMRIWTTFLEPLLGIHLRAHGTEDADMVKSERRTRKVGLACGWKRNNATAKGGNGSKSAGAESVAEFVGTNETIPSTRSRKHGRMTSLYGVGVHPFNEYSGSHNNLRPEREEGELSPNGDFEEENFGVFEDEAIDGTSKQNGDSTSRSLQGRPKEVLKFSGKNHAGAENEANERALRSAEDSENASEAYEDASGSESGGGEEFSHEDQEEEEDDMDLDTKAKSDGGAEVNTEAQGLDGGISLPFSECLQSTVKPLSKYVSTASPNHEEKLSHIFYGNDSFYVLFRLHQILYERILSAKTNSSTSDNNWKALKDKNSTDQYSRFISALYNLLDGSSDHTKFEDECRSIIGTQSYVLFTLDKLIYKIVKQLQVVASDEIDNQLLQLYLYEKSRSPGSFFDLVYHENARALLHDDNIYRFECHSDPPGLSIQLMEYGNEKPELTAVSFDPTFSPYLYNDYLSSIDDTKLDDDVFLRRNKRKQGRNDDSPASLKTMDNVMFANGLECKISCKTSKVSYVLDTEDFLFRTRKRSSV; from the exons ATGGCTCGTCCCCCACCGTCGCACGGGCACGGGAACGGGAACGGGAGCGGGAGCGGGAGCGCCACCACCAGAGACGCCCTCGCCTACCTCAAGGCCGTCAAGGACAGGTTCCAGGAAAAGCCCCACATGTACGAGCAGTTCATCGAGGTCATGCGTGATTTCAAGACCAACAGGCTCGACAGCGCCGGCGTCATCGCCCGTGTCAAGACCCTCTTCCACGGCTACCCGGACCTAATCCTGGGCTTCAACGCCTTCCTGCCCAAGGGACACTCCATCAGGCGTCAGGACATCCTCCACAAGGACAAGGAGCCCGTCGATTATCCCAGGGCCATCACCCTTGTCAACAGGATTAAG AGCCGATTCCAGCAGCAGGAACATGTCTACAAGTCATTCCTGTGGATCCTCAATATGTACCGCATGCATAACAAGCCCATACAAGATGTTTACGACGAG GTCACCCTGCTGCTCCATGACCATCCTGATTTACTCGAGGAGTTCATTCATTTCTTGCCTGATACCCACACGCCTCCTACCAAGGCAGCCACTACCTCTAAACTCAGGCATGATGACAAGAATGCTGTTATGCATTCTGCTACAAGACCTCATACCGTTCAG AGGGAGAGAGCTTTTTCATCAACTGCTGATTGGGACTCCAATGTTGATCGCCTTGATCTTGAGCGTGATATTAAAAAAAGGTGTACTGAGAAGGAGAAAATTCGTAATGCACGTCGCAGTCAGCATAGAAGAGGTTATaaaaggaatgagaagaatgatgaATATGAAAATGAAGATTTCGATGCAGAGCGGTGTGGTTACAAATCTCAAACAAAGATGGAGGAGGGTACTGGTGATGATACAATAGGGGGTGCTACCATGTCTCCTTTCTCATTCAATT GTTCACATACACAAGAGTTTCAATTCTGCGAGATAGTAAAGGCACAGATAGAGCCTGAAGCTTACCAAGAGTTCTTGAAATGCCTTCACATATACAGCCAGGAAATTATTACAAGAAGTGAACTGAAAAGATTG GTAAAAGACATACTTCAGCACTACCCGGATCTTGTGAATGGATTCAATGACTTCTTGGGACACTGTGAAAATATAG ATGGCTTTCTGGAAGGAACCTTCAATAAAA TCTTTTGGAATGAAGGGCAAACGCCACGGATGGTTAAACCTgtggaaaaaaagagagataagGAGCACAAGGGGGATAGCGATCCTGAGAAGGAGAGATATAAGGAAagggaaaaatctgaaaaagtGTTGGTATTCAATTCTAAGGAAGGAGCAACTCATGAAGTTACTGCATCCCCTAGCAAAGAAAAGTATAACTTATGCAAACCAATATCAGAGCTTGATCTGTCAAATTGTCAGCGGTGCACTCCAAGTTACCGACTTTTGCCTGAGAAT TATCAAGTGCCTTCTGCAAGCAACAGGACTGACACTGAAGCTTCAGTGCTGAATGATCTCTGGGTATCAGTGACCTCAGGAAGTGAAGATTATTCGTCTAAGCATATGCGCAAAAATCAGTATGAAGAaagcttgtttagatgtgaagatGACAG GTTTGAGCTGGACATGCTGTTGGAATCTGTTACTGTGGCAATTAAGCGTGTTGAGAAGTTGGTGGAAAGGATGGAAGGCAACTCACTCAAACTAGACAGCTCTATCCACCTCGATGAACATTTGACTA CTTTGAATATGAGGTGCATTGAGCGGCTATATGGTGACCATGGACTTGATGTTGTGGATGTTCTTCAAAATAATATTGGTGTGACATTACCAGTTATTTTAACCAGGCTTAGACAAAAGCAGGAGGAATGGTCAAGGTGCCAGTCAGATTTTAATAAAGTTTGGGCTGAAGTATATTCAAAAATTTATCACAAGTCTCTTGATCATCGCAGTTTCTATTTCAAACAACAAGACAAGAAGAATCTGAACACAAAAG CTCTATTGTCTCAGATTAAAGAAATCAGTGAGAAGAATAGGAAAGGGGATGATGTGCTACCTGCTATTGCTGCTGGGAATAGGTGGCCACTAGTTCCCAACATGTCATTTGAGTATGTGGATTTGGACATTCATGAAGATCTTTATCAGATCATCAAATACTCTTGCGGAGAACTATGCAGTTCTTCAGATCAAGTTAACAAAGTGATGAGGATCTGGACAACATTTTTAGAGCCTTTGTTAGGGATTCATCTTAGGGCTCATGGCACTGAAGATGCAGATATGGTAAAATCAGAGAGGCGAACTAGAAAAGTTGGTTTGGCATGTGGTTGGAAAAGAAATAATGCTACAGCAAAGG GTGGTAATGGCTCTAAAAGTGCTGGAGCTGAGTCTGTGGCTGAATTTGTGGGTACGAATGAAACAATTCCGTCTACGAGG AGCAGAAAACATGGGAGGATGACATCTTTGTATGGAGTGGGTGTACATCCATTTAATGAATATTCGGGGTCCCACAACAATTTAAGGCCTGAAAGAGAAGAGGGTGAATTATCTCCTAATGGCGATTTTGAAGAGGAAAACTTTGGTGTTTTCGAAGATGAAGCTATTGATGGAACTTCTAAACAAAATGGAGATTCTACCAGCAGATCTCTCCAGGGTAGACCTAAGGAAGTTCTCAAGTTTTCTGGCAAGAATCATGCAGGTGCAGAAAATGAAGCTAATGAGAGGGCCCTGAGGTCTGCAGAAGATAGTGAAAATGCATCTGAGGCCTATGAAGATGCCTCTGGCAGTGAATCTGGTGGTGGTGAGGAGTTTTCTCATGAAgatcaagaggaagaagaggatgatATGGATCTTGATACAAAGGCAAAAAGTGACGGTGGAGCAGAGGTAAATACAGAGGCACAGGGTTTGGACGGAGGAATATCACTGCCATTTTCAGAATGTTTGCAAAGTACAGTTAAACCACTTTCCAAGTATGTTTCCACGGCATCACCAAACCATGAAGAGAAACTTTCTCATATATTTTATGGAAATGACTCATTTTATGTTCTGTTCAGGCTACATCAG ATCTTATATGAGAGAATATTGTCAGCTAAGACAAACTCTTCTACATCAGACAATAACTGGAAAGCTTTAAAAGATAAAAATTCAACAGACCAATATTCAAG GTTTATTAGTGCACTATACAACTTGCTTGATGGTTCTTCTGACCACACCAAATTTGAAGATGAATGCCGTTCCATCATTGGGACTCAATCATATGTTCTTTTTACTTTAGATAAACTGATATACAAAATTGTGAAGCAG CTTCAAGTAGTAGCATCTGACGAAATTGACAACCAGCTTCTCCAGCTTTATTTGTATGAAAAGTCCAGGTCTCCTGGGAGCTTCTTTGATCTGGTTTATCATGAAAATGCACGAGCCCTTCTACATGATGACAACATATACCGTTTTGAATGT CATTCTGATCCTCCAGGATTATCTATTCAGCTCATGGAGTATGGGAATGAAAAACCTGAATTGACTGCTGTCTCATTTGATCCAACCTTTTCACCATATCTTTATAATGATTATCTGTCAAGTATTGATGATACCAAATTGGATGATGATGTCTTCCTTAGGAG GAATAAGCGGAAGCAAGGGAGGAATGATGACTCCCCAGCATCTTTGAAGACCATGGACAATGTCATGTTTGCTAATGGTCTTGAATGCAAGATTTCTTGCAAAACCTCAAAG GTCTCGTATGTCCTCGATACCGAGGATTTCTTATTTCGTACGAGAAAGAGAAGCTCTGTCTAG